A segment of the Entomomonas moraniae genome:
CCTGTTCCCCAAATCACAACTTCATCTTGCTTATTTTCTACCGCTTCATGGAAACGTCTTAACAGTGCGGGAACAACATGGCTATTTTCTGTATGGAAATTATCATGAGGGCCGTATAAATTAGTCGGCATCACGCTACGGTAATCGCGCCCAAATTGCCGATTATAGCTTTCACACAACTTAATACCCGCTATCTTAGCAATTGCATAAGGCTCATTTGTAGGCTCTAATTGCCCCGTTAACAACGAGTCTTCTCTTATTGGTTGTTCTGCTAAACGGGGATAGATACAAGAGGAACCTAAAAACAATAATTTATTAATATCAGCCTTATGCGCTTCATGAATCACATTTGCTTCTATCATTAAATTCTCATGAATAAACTCTGCGGGGTAAGTATTATTCGCCAGTATTCCCCCGACTTTTGCAGCCGCCAAATAAATCTGTTGTATTTTATTTTGTTCAAAAAACTGATGGACTGCCTGTTGGTCTAATAAATTTAACTCTTTACGTGAGCGGGTAATAATATTGGTATAGCCGATTGCTTTTAAACGGCGAACAATGGCTGATCCAACCATTCCTCGGTGACCCGCAACAAAAATTGCTTGATCTAATGCATTCATAACACCTTAATCCTCTAAACTCATCGGTGGCTTATAGCCATATTGTTTTAATAGGGCATGTTGTTTTGCAATGGATAAATCCTCTTTAACCATTTCATGACACATGTCCTGAACAGTAATTTCTGGTATCCAACCCAGTTTTTGTTTAGCCTTGGCAGGATCGCCTAACAGCGTTTCCACTTCGGTTGGGCGGAAATAACGTGGGTCAACACGAACAATTACGTCCCCCACACTCAACGCAGCTGCATTCTCTCCGTCAATAGCTGTGACTATGCCCTGCTCTCCAATTCCTTCGCCTTCAAATTTTAACGTAATACCTAGCGCTTGAGCAGACCAACTGACAAAATCACGCACAGAATATTGTATACCTGTGGCAATCACATAATCTTCTGGTTTGTCTTGCTGTAGCATTAACCATTGCATGCGGACATAATCTTTGGCATGTCCCCAGTCCCGCAATGCATTCATATTCCCAAGATACAAGCACTTATCTAACCCTTGCGCAATATAAGCTAAACCTCGGGTAATTTTACGGGTGACGAAAGTTTCACCGCGGCGTGGAGACTCATGATTGAATAAAATACCATTGCACGCATACATACCATAAGCTTCGCGATAATTTACGGTGATCCAATAGGCATATAGTTTTGCAGCCGCATAGGGTGAACGTGGATAAAAAGGCGTAGTTTCTTTTTGTGGCGTTTCTTGAACTAAACCAAATAACTCTGACGTAGAGGCTTGATAAAAACGTGTTTTTTTCTCTAGTCCTAATAACCGAATGGCCTCTAATAAGCGTAGTGTACCCAAGCCATCCACATCAGCGGTGTATTCTGGAGACTCAAAGCTCACGGCCACATGAGATTGTGCACCTAAATTATAAATCTCATCAGGTTGTACTTGTTGAATAATGCGGGTTAAATTAGAGGTATCTGTTAAATCACCATAGTGCAAGATAAATTGTTTATTTTCCACATGGGGGTCTTGATAAATATGGTCTACACGCTGCGTGTTTAATGATGAAGCACGGCGTTTAATACCATGTACCTCATAGCCTTTTTCTAATAAAAACTCAGCAAGATAAGATCCATCTTGACCTGTAATACCTGTAATCAGTGCTTTTTTAACCATTATACTTCTCGCAAAAAGCCCTTGATGATAACTCGATCAGCAAGGGCTCACTTAACTTACTCGATAATTATTGTTCGTCAGCTAAGAAAAACCATGTATCTAAAACAGTGTCTGGGTTTAATGATACACTAGAAATACCTTGATCCATAAGCCATTTAGCAAAATCAGCATGGTCTGATGGCCCTTGCCCACAAATACCAATGTATTTATTGGCTTTATGACAAGCTTGAATCGCCATCGATAAGAGCTTCTTAATAGCAGGGTTACGTTCGTCAAACAAGTGTGCAATGACACCTGAGTCACGATCTAGCCCCAAACTCAATTGTGTCATATCGTTTGAACCAATTGAGAAACCATCAAAATACTCTAAAAACTCATCGGCCATTAACGCATTAGAAGGTAGTTCACACATCATCACCACACGTAAACCATTTTCGCCACGTTTTAAGCCATAATCTGCTAAAATATCAATCACTTGACGTGCTTCATCCACTGTACGTACAAATGGGATCATCAGCTCAACATTACTAAAGCCCATTTCCTCACGAACACGCTTCATGGCACGACACTCTAACTCAAAACAATCTCTGAATGAGTCACTGATATAACGAGAAGCCCCTCTAAAACCAAGCATAGGGTTTTCTTCTTCTGGTTCATAAAGCTTTCCACCAACAAGATTAGCATACTCATTGGATTTAAAATCGGATAAACGTACAATCACTTTTTTAGGATAGAACGCCGCAGCGATAGTACTTACACCCTCAACAAGACGATCAACGTAATAATCAACAGGGCTCTTATAACCTGCAATCCGTTTTTCTACAACCTCTTTAACATCAATCGGTAATGTATTGAAATTAAGCAATGCTTTA
Coding sequences within it:
- the fcl gene encoding GDP-L-fucose synthase, producing the protein MNALDQAIFVAGHRGMVGSAIVRRLKAIGYTNIITRSRKELNLLDQQAVHQFFEQNKIQQIYLAAAKVGGILANNTYPAEFIHENLMIEANVIHEAHKADINKLLFLGSSCIYPRLAEQPIREDSLLTGQLEPTNEPYAIAKIAGIKLCESYNRQFGRDYRSVMPTNLYGPHDNFHTENSHVVPALLRRFHEAVENKQDEVVIWGTGAPLREFMYVDDMASACVHVMELEMSSYQRYTQPMLSHINIGTGKDCSIKELAKLIAKITGFSGKLVFDNSKPDGTPRKLLDVSRLEAMGWQSGIDLETGLNNAYQWFLENHQKART
- the gmd gene encoding GDP-mannose 4,6-dehydratase, which gives rise to MVKKALITGITGQDGSYLAEFLLEKGYEVHGIKRRASSLNTQRVDHIYQDPHVENKQFILHYGDLTDTSNLTRIIQQVQPDEIYNLGAQSHVAVSFESPEYTADVDGLGTLRLLEAIRLLGLEKKTRFYQASTSELFGLVQETPQKETTPFYPRSPYAAAKLYAYWITVNYREAYGMYACNGILFNHESPRRGETFVTRKITRGLAYIAQGLDKCLYLGNMNALRDWGHAKDYVRMQWLMLQQDKPEDYVIATGIQYSVRDFVSWSAQALGITLKFEGEGIGEQGIVTAIDGENAAALSVGDVIVRVDPRYFRPTEVETLLGDPAKAKQKLGWIPEITVQDMCHEMVKEDLSIAKQHALLKQYGYKPPMSLED